The Pseudoxanthomonas sp. genome segment GTGAAAAGCACCTTGAGATGGGGCCAGCGCCGGGTCGCTTCATCGGCGAGCTTGCGCCCGTTGGTCTGCGGCATGACGACGTCGGTGAACAACAGGCCGATCGAGGGCTCGGCTTCCAGGACCCTCAGCGCCGCCGCGGCGCTGTCGGCGGCGAAGACGCGGTAGCCCAGCTCGGTCAGCGCATCGACCGAGAACTGTCGTACCGCCGCTTCGTCTTCCACCACCAGGATGACCTCCTGTGCCTCGCCCCGCGGGACGGGGCGAACGGTCTCCGGCGGCGCAGCCTCGATGCTCGCGTTGTGCAGGCGCGGCAGATACACCTTGACGGTCGTGCCGTTCCCGACTTCGGAATAGATCTTCACGTGGCCGCCGGACTGCTTGACGAACCCGTAGACCTGGGACAGACCGAGTCCCGTGCCGCGCCCGACCTCCTTCGTCGTGAAGAAGGGATCGAACGCCTTCGCGATGACCTCGGCCGGCATGCCGTTGCCCGTATCCGACACGGCGATCAGCACGTACTGCCCCGGCGAAATGCCCGGGTTGTCGTCGGCGTAGGCGTGATCGAGATGACAGTTGGCCGTCTCCACGGTCACGCGCCCGCCTTCGGGCATCGCGTCGCGCGCATTGACCGCCAGATTGAGGATCACGTTCTCGAGCTGGTTGGGATCGGCATGGGTGCGCCAGAGGCCGCCGGCAAGGACGGTTTCCAGCTGTACGTCGCCACCGAGCGAATGCGCGAGCAGTTCCGACATCCCGGATACCAGCTTGTTCGCATCCAGCGCTTCGGGTTGCAGCGGTTGCTGGCGCGAGAACGCGAGCAGCCGCTGGGTGAGCTGGGCGGCCCGCTTCGATGCCTCCATGGCGATGTCGACGTACCGGCGGGCGCGTTCATCGCCCGGATCCAGCCGGCCCGCCAGCAGATCGAGGGGGCCGATGATCGCCGCCAGCATGTTGTTGAAGTCGTGGGCGATGCCGCCGGTAAGCTGGCCCACCGCGTCCATCTTCTGGCTCTGGCGCAGCGCATCCTCCACGCGGACCCGTTCGGCGACTTCGGCTTGCACGCGGCTTTCGAGCTGCTCGTTGAGTTCCTTCAACTGCGTTTCGACGGCCTTCCTTTCGGTCACGTCGATCGCGACGCCGACCACGCGGATGCACCGTTCGCCGTCGAACAGTCCCCTGCCCTTGGCGGCGACCCAACGCACGACGCCATCCTCCTTGCCGATCGTGCGGTACTCGACATCGTAGAGGGCCCGTCGCGCCGGATCGCAGGCGGCGGCGAACGCATCGCTCGTCCGGGCCAGGTCCTCGCTGTGCAGGCCGGCGTAGAAATCCGCCAACGAAACAGGTACGTGGGCGGACATGCCGAACATCGCCTTGGTGCGCGGTGGCCAGATGAGCAGGTCATTGACCAGGTCCACGTCCCAGAAACCGATGTCCGACGCTTCCGTGGCCAGGCGCAGGCGCTCCTCGCTTTCGGCGAGCGCGGCCTGGGCGGCCTTGCGTCCGGTCAGGTCGAGCATCGCGCCGATCATGCGCACCGGTTCGCCGCCCGGGCCGCGCAGCACCGTGCCGCGATCCAGGATGTGGGCGTATCCGCCATCGGCCCGTTCGAAGCGGTATTCGTCCTGCCAGGCGTCGCCGCCGTGGTCGATGACGGCGTGGATGCTGGCGCCGATCCGTTCGCGATCGTCGGGATGGATGTGATCCAGCCACCACTGCGCACTGCTCTCGGACCGTTCGTGCCCGAAGAGCGTGGCCAGCGCTTCGTTCCAGATCA includes the following:
- a CDS encoding PAS domain-containing hybrid sensor histidine kinase/response regulator; the encoded protein is MLDSERIRVALTAGAIIGTWFWDVTSDRVTMDPALEQAFGLSRTGDGWKLRDLVDSVHPEDRSDLQSAIDAAVARGGQYAHRFRTHDAGGDWRWVEARGWVNIDASGAAHSFPGVLIDIAETRRVEEARDRAESLLNTFVEAVPGVVYAKDRQGRLLIGNRGTTELIGRPPEEYLGRTDAELLHDQAQAAAIMAADARIMASGRIEQLEEEVNYPDGTRAFWLSTKAPLRDAQGEVIGLIGASLDITDRKAVEASHREIEERYRLAALATNDAIWDWRMADGHVIWNEALATLFGHERSESSAQWWLDHIHPDDRERIGASIHAVIDHGGDAWQDEYRFERADGGYAHILDRGTVLRGPGGEPVRMIGAMLDLTGRKAAQAALAESEERLRLATEASDIGFWDVDLVNDLLIWPPRTKAMFGMSAHVPVSLADFYAGLHSEDLARTSDAFAAACDPARRALYDVEYRTIGKEDGVVRWVAAKGRGLFDGERCIRVVGVAIDVTERKAVETQLKELNEQLESRVQAEVAERVRVEDALRQSQKMDAVGQLTGGIAHDFNNMLAAIIGPLDLLAGRLDPGDERARRYVDIAMEASKRAAQLTQRLLAFSRQQPLQPEALDANKLVSGMSELLAHSLGGDVQLETVLAGGLWRTHADPNQLENVILNLAVNARDAMPEGGRVTVETANCHLDHAYADDNPGISPGQYVLIAVSDTGNGMPAEVIAKAFDPFFTTKEVGRGTGLGLSQVYGFVKQSGGHVKIYSEVGNGTTVKVYLPRLHNASIEAAPPETVRPVPRGEAQEVILVVEDEAAVRQFSVDALTELGYRVFAADSAAAALRVLEAEPSIGLLFTDVVMPQTNGRKLADEATRRWPHLKVLFTTGYSRNAIIHNGALDAGVNLIGKPFTLQELAHRVREVLEGR